A single window of Penaeus vannamei isolate JL-2024 chromosome 24, ASM4276789v1, whole genome shotgun sequence DNA harbors:
- the LOC138866218 gene encoding uncharacterized protein codes for MKLVFIRVFLWSALLFSGVSCRRRISGRRTNFENLSQSRISSTAQRLIDAWEQQEQQRQQQQQQQQEEQQVIKTQNRWEGSWFQQRPVKDDCVFGYDLVPKNHSKPLLLKSDGSGFLYPEEEGEDRIVGVGSGASFTAACPGKDNKLLLNGRRTATISCRGGQFRYGRRTLSWENLGCAETPSARIQEAGPCGRGGTTAVIGWDLRRRVFLPEIELCFDKELETTLYTHHVVPGRHIAQKTVAPSRPSFKKADMFSISVQNSYRIRSQKSLVQELSGDPSLLTGKGQNYLAKGHLTPDSDFVLEAEQDATYFYANAVPQWQAINNGNWKSLENSVRGLAEDHGLTLDVWTGTHGILEVPGRRQVPVKVYLGLSANKETVPVPAYMWKVIYESYTNRAVAIVMANSVRDQDSQAPPCEDICAWLSWVDWDVRDASSGRTYCCFVDDLRASFENVPDLGRVRLLSN; via the exons ATGAAGTTGGTATTCATTCGTGTGTTTTTGTGGAGTGCCCTTCTGTTTAGTGGTGTTTCATGCA GAAGGAGAATTAGCGGACGCAGAACAAACTTTGAAAACCTTTCCCAGTCGAGGATTTCATCCACTGCTCAGCGACTCATCGATGCCTgggaacaacaagaacaacaacgacaacaacaacagcaacaacaacaagaggaacAGCAAGTCATCAAAACTCAGAATCGTTGGGAAGGATCCTGGTTCCAGCAACGCCCTGTTAAAG aTGACTGCGTCTTCGGCTACGACCTCGTACCCAAGAACCACAGCAAGCCACTCCTCCTGAAATCGGACGGGAGTGGCTTTCTCTAccctgaagaggaaggagaagacagaatCGTGGGCGTCGGTTCAGGGGCGTCTTTCACGGCCGCTTGTCCAGGGAAAGACAACAAGCTCCTTCTAAACGGACGACGGACGGCCACCATCTCCTGCAGGGGCGGCCAATTCCGCTACGGCAGAAGG ACTCTGAGCTGGGAGAACTTAGGATGCGCCGAGACACCGTCCGCTCGCATCCAGGAGGCGGGGCCCTGCGGGAGGGGGGGCACCACCGCCGTCATCGGCTGGGACCTGAGGAGGAGAGTCTTCCTTCCCGAAATCGAACTCTGCTTCGACAAGGAACTCGAGACGACGCTCTACACACACCATGTCGTTCCCGGCAG ACACATCGCCCAGAAGACGGTCGCGCCCAGCCGTCCCTCCTTCAAGAAAGCCGACATGTTCTCCATCAGCGTCCAGAACTCGTACCGCATAAGGAGTCAAAAGAGCCTCGTCCAGGAGCTGTCGGGTGACCCTTCCCTCCTCACGGGCAAAGGTCAGAATTACCTGGCCAAAGGTCACCTGACGCCGGACTCCGACTTCGTGCTGGAGGCCGAGCAGGATGCGACCTACTTTTACGCCAACGCGGTCCCTCAGTGGCAGGCCATCAACAACGGGAACTGGAAG AGCTTAGAAAATTCCGTGCGGGGGTTGGCCGAGGACCACGGGCTCACGCTGGACGTCTGGACAGGAACCCACGGCATCTTGGAGGTCCCGGGCAGAAGGCAGGTGCCGGTCAAGGTGTACCTCGGCCTCTCCGCCAACAAGGAGACTGTCCCTGTTCCTGCGTACATGTGGAAG GTGATCTACGAATCGTACACAAACCGAGCCGTGGCGATCGTGATGGCCAACAGCGTCAGGGACCAGGACAGCCAAGCTCCTCCCTGCGAAGACATCTGCGCCTGGCTCTCCTGGGTGGACTGGGACGTGAGGGACGCGAGCAGCGGGAGGACCTACTGCTGCTTCGTGGACGACCTGAGGGCCTCCTTCGAGAACGTGCCCGATCTCGGCCGGGTTAGACTGCTCAGCAACTGA
- the LOC138866219 gene encoding retinitis pigmentosa 1-like 1 protein isoform X2 has translation MILLFLLASAALIKEAVGRGTEAAGAKAEGRGERPSRSRRVIRYRDGSCSKPQFLSLVLGPPDVCPVYNLTDLNRETVLKYMADLIAEAYMLHPVLAAKNAITILATYTVTNTTIIDVYPPVVAAETNVTIVDAEVEDDGEATTEEVRQEIDGEVTTAVREEPEGEATADEVREEPEGEVLTEEVREEPEGEVTTDEVREEPDGSCSKPQFLSLVLGPPDVCPVYNLTDLNRETVLKYMADEVREEPEGEVTSDEVIIEAVGRGTEAAGAKAEGRGERPSRSRRVIRYRDGSCSKPQFLSLVLGPPDVCPVYNLTDLNPETVLKYMADEVREELEGEVTTDEVIIEAVGRGTEAAGAKAEGRGERPSRSRRVIRYRDGSCSKPQFLSLVLGPPDVCPVYNLTDLNPETVLKYMADLIAEAYMLHPLLATKNAITILATYTVTNTTIIDVYPPVVAAEANVTIVDAEVEDDGEATTEEFRQEIDGEVTTAVREEPEGEATADEVMEEPEGEATTDEVMEEPEGEVTTDEVREEPKGEVTTDEVMEEPEGEVTTAVVREKMDGKGTTDEVREEPEGEVTTDEVREEPDGSCSKPQFLSLVLGPPDVCPVYNLTDLNRETVLKYMADEVREEAAGAKAEGRGERPSRSRRVIRYRDGSCSKPQFLSLVLGPPDVCPVYNLTDLNRETVLKYMADLIAEAYMLHPVLAAKNAITIFATYTVTNTTIIDVYPPVVAAEANVTIVDAEVEDDGEATTEEVRQEIDGEVTTAVREEPEGEVTTDEVMEGEVTTDEVREEPKGEVTTDEVMEGEVTTDEVREEPKGEVTTDEVREEPKGEVTTDEVREEPEGEVTTDEVREEPEEVTTDEVREEPEGEITTDEVMEGEVTTDEVKEEPKGEVTTDEVMEGEVTTDEVREKPEGEVTTDEVMEGEVTTDEVREKPEGEVTTDEVMEEPEGEVTTDEVREKPEGEVTTDEVREEPKGEVTTDEVREEPEGEVTTDEVREEPKGEVTTDEVMEEPEGEVTTDEVREEPEGEVTTDEVREEPEGEVTTDEVMEEPEGEVTTDEVREEPEGEATTDEVREEPEGEVTTDEVMEEPEGEVTTDEVREEPEGEVTTDEVREEPEGEVTTDEVREEPEGEVTTDEVREEPEGEVAQEPEKETQEIAQQAEEETQEVPQQAEDETQEAAQQAEAETQEVAQQAEAETQEVAQQAEGETQEVAQQAEAETQEVTQQAEEQTQEVPQQAEEETQEVPQQEETQEVTQQAEEETQEVAQQAEEETQEVAQQAEEETQEVAQQAEEETQEVAQQAEEETQEVAQQAEEETQEVAQQAEEETQEVAQQEETQEVAQQAEEETQEVAQQADEETQEVPQQAEEETQEVAQQEETQEVTQQADEETQEVAHQAEEETQEVAQQAEDETQEAAQQADEETQEAAQQADEETQEAAQQADEETQEVAQQAEEETQEVAQQAEEETQEVAQQAEEETQEVPQQAEEETQEVAQQADEETQEVPQQAEEETQEVAQQAEEETQEVPQQAEEETQEVPQQAEEETQEVAQEAEEETQEVAQEAEEDIDSLRRELTAIMHDL, from the exons ATGATTCTATTGTTTTTACTTGCCTCAGCAGCACTAATAAAAGAAGCCGTCGGCCGGGGAACCGAAGCCGCCGGCGCCAAAGCAGAGGGCCGTGGCGAAAGGCCCTCTCGCTCGCGACGGGTCATACGTTACAGAGATGGTTCCTGTTCCAAACCACAGTTCCTTTCACTCGTTCTAGGGCCACCCGACGTGTGCCCCGTCTATAATCTCACTGATCTGAATCGGGAGACGGTACTTAAATACATGGCCGACTTGATAGCGGAAGCCTACATGCTGCACCCTGTCCTCGCGGCCAAAAACGCCATCACGATCCTCGCGACGTACACGGTGACCAATACGACCATAATAGACGTATATCCTCCCGTGGTCGCCGCCGAGACTAACGTTACGATCGTCGACgcggaggtcgaggacgacgggGAAGCTACAACCGAGGAGGTCAGGCAAGAAATAGACGGGGAGGTCACGACCgcggtcagggaagaaccggaaggggaggccacggccgacgaggtcagggaagaaccggaaggggaggtcctGACCGaagaggtcagggaagaaccggaaggggaggtcacgaccgacgaggtcagggaagaaccggacGGTTCCTGTTCCAAACCACAGTTCCTTTCACTCGTTCTAGGGCCACCCGACGTGTGCCCCGTCTATAATCTCACTGATCTGAATCGGGAGACGGTACTTAAATACATGgccgacgaggtcagggaagaaccggaaggggaggtcacgtcCGACGAGGTCATAATAGAAGCCGTCGGGCGGGGAACCGAAGCCGCCGGCGCCAAAGCAGAGGGCCGTGGCGAAAGGCCCTCTCGCTCGCGACGGGTCATACGTTACAGAGATGGTTCCTGTTCCAAACCACAGTTCCTTTCACTCGTTCTAGGGCCACCCGACGTGTGCCCCGTCTATAATCTCACTGATCTGAATCCGGAGACGGTACTTAAATACATGgccgacgaggtcagggaagaactggaaggggaggtcacgaccgacgaggtcataATAGAAGCCGTCGGGCGGGGAACCGAAGCCGCCGGCGCCAAAGCAGAGGGCCGTGGCGAAAGGCCTTCTCGCTCGCGACGGGTCATACGTTACAGAGATGGTTCCTGTTCCAAACCACAGTTCCTTTCACTCGTTCTAGGGCCACCCGACGTGTGCCCCGTCTATAATCTCACTGATCTGAATCCGGAGACGGTACTTAAATACATGGCCGACTTGATAGCGGAAGCCTACATGCTGCACCCTCTCCTCGCGACCAAAAACGCCATCACGATCCTCGCGACGTACACGGTGACCAATACGACCATAATAGACGTATATCCTCCCGTGGTCGCCGCCGAGGCTAACGTTACGATCGTCGACgcggaggtcgaggacgacgggGAAGCTACAACCGAGGAGTTCAGGCAAGAAATAGACGGGGAGGTCACGACCgcggtcagggaagaaccggaaggggaggccaCGGCcgacgaggtcatggaagaaccggaaggggaggccacgactgacgaggtcatggaagaaccggaaggtgaGGTCACCACtgacgaggtcagggaagaaccgaaaggggaggtcacgaccgacgaggtcatggaagaaccggaaggggaggtcacgaccgcgGTGGTCAGGGAAAAAATGGACGGGAAGGgcacgaccgacgaggtcagggaagaaccggaaggggaggtcacgaccgacgaggtcagggaagaaccggacGGTTCCTGTTCCAAACCACAGTTCCTTTCACTCGTTCTAGGGCCACCCGACGTGTGCCCCGTCTATAATCTCACTGATCTGAATCGGGAGACGGTACTTAAATACATGgccgacgaggtcagggaagaagCCGCCGGCGCCAAAGCAGAGGGCCGTGGCGAAAGGCCCTCTCGCTCGCGACGGGTCATACGTTACAGAGATGGTTCCTGTTCCAAACCACAGTTCCTTTCACTCGTTCTAGGGCCACCCGACGTGTGCCCCGTCTATAATCTCACTGATCTGAATCGGGAGACGGTACTTAAATACATGGCCGACTTGATAGCGGAAGCCTACATGCTGCACCCTGTCCTCGCGGCCAAAAACGCCATCACAATCTTCGCGACGTACACGGTGACCAATACGACCATAATAGACGTATATCCTCCCGTGGTCGCCGCCGAGGCTAACGTTACGATCGTCGACgcggaggtcgaggacgacgggGAAGCTACAACCGAGGAGGTCAGGCAAGAAATAGACGGGGAGGTCACGACCgcg gtcagggaagaaccggaaggggaggtcacgactgaCGAGGTCATGGAAGGTGAGGTCACCACtgacgaggtcagggaagaaccgaaaggggaggtcacgactgaCGAGGTCATGGAAGGTGAGGTCACCACtgacgaggtcagggaagaaccgaaaggggaggtcacgaccgacgaggtcagggaagaaccgaaaggggaggtcacgaccgacgaggtcagggaagaaccggaaggggaggtcacgaccgacgaggtcagggaagaaccggaagaGGTCACGACtgacgaggtcagggaagaaccggaaggggagatCACCACTGACGAGGTCATGGAAGGTGAGGTCACCACTGACGAGGTCAAGGAAGAACCGaaaggggaggtcacgactgaCGAGGTCATGGAAGGTGAGGTCACCACTGACGAGGTCAGGGAaaaaccggaaggggaggtcacgactgaCGAGGTCATGGAAGGTGAGGTCACCACTGATGAGGTCAGGGAaaaaccggaaggggaggtcacgactgacgaggtcatggaagaaccggaaggtgaGGTCACCACTGACGAGGTCAGGGAaaaaccggaaggggaggtcacgactgacgaggtcagggaagaaccgaaaggggaggtcacgaccgacgaggtcagggaagaaccggaaggggaggtcacgaccgacgaggtcagggaagaaccgaaaggggaggtcacgactgacgaggtcatggaagaaccggaaggtgaGGTCACGACtgacgaggtcagggaagaaccggaaggtgaGGTCACCACtgacgaggtcagggaagaaccggaaggggaggtcacgactgacgaggtcatggaagaaccggaaggtgaGGTCACCACtgacgaggtcagggaagaaccggaaggggaggccacgaccgacgaggtcagggaagaaccggaaggggaggtcacgaccgacgaggtcatggaagaaccggaaggtgaGGTCACCACtgacgaggtcagggaagaaccggaaggggaggtcacgaccgacgaggtcagggaagaaccggaaggggaggtcacgaccgacgaggtcagggaagaaccggaaggggaggtcacgaccgacgaggtcagggaagaaccggaaggggaggtcgctcaagagcccgaaaaggagacccaggaaatcgcccaacaggccgaggaggagacccaggaagtcccccaacaggccgaggatgagacccaggaagccgcccaacaggccgaggccgagacccaggaagtcgcccaacaggccgaggccgagacccaggaagtcgcccaacaggccgagggggagacccaggaagtcgcccaacaggccgaggccgagacccaggaagtcacccaacaggccgaggagcagacccaggaagtcccccaacaggccgaggaggagacccaggaagtcccccaacaggaggagacccaggaagtcacccaacaggccgaggaggagacccaggaagtcgcccaacaggccgaggaggagacccaggaagtcgcccaacaggccgaggaggagacccaggaagtcgcccaacaggccgaggaggagacccaggaagtcgcccaacaggccgaggaggagacccaggaagtcgcccaacaggccgaggaggagacccaggaagtcgcccaacaggccgaggaggagacccaggaagtcgcccaacaggaggagacccaggaagtcgcccaacaggccgaggaggagacccaggaagtcgcccaacaggccgatgaggagacccaggaagtcccccaacaggccgaggaggagacccaggaagtcgcccaacaggaggagacccaggaagtcacccaacaggccgatgaggagacccaggaagtcgcccatcaggccgaggaggagacccaggaagtcgcccaacaggccgaggatgagacccaggaagccgcccaacaggccgatgaggagacccaggaagccgcccaacaggccgatgaggagacccaggaagccgcccaacaggccgatgaggagacccaggaagtcgcccaacaggccgaggaggagacccaggaagtcgcccaacaggccgaggaggagacccaggaagtcgcccaacaggccgaggaggagacccaggaagtcccccaacaggccgaggaggagacccaggaagtcgcccaacaggccgatgaggagacccaggaagtcccccaacaggccgaggaggagacccaggaagtcgcccaacaggccgaggaggagacccaggaagtcccccaacaggccgaggaggagacccaggaagtcccccaacaggccgaggaggagacccaggaagtcgcccaagaggccgaggaggagacccaggaagtcgcccaagaggccgaggaggacatcGATTCTCTGCGTAGAGAATTGACTGCAATCATGCacgatctttaa
- the LOC138866219 gene encoding retinitis pigmentosa 1-like 1 protein isoform X1 has protein sequence MILLFLLASAALIKEAVGRGTEAAGAKAEGRGERPSRSRRVIRYRDGSCSKPQFLSLVLGPPDVCPVYNLTDLNRETVLKYMADLIAEAYMLHPVLAAKNAITILATYTVTNTTIIDVYPPVVAAETNVTIVDAEVEDDGEATTEEVRQEIDGEVTTAVREEPEGEATADEVREEPEGEVLTEEVREEPEGEVTTDEVREEPDGSCSKPQFLSLVLGPPDVCPVYNLTDLNRETVLKYMADEVREEPEGEVTSDEVIIEAVGRGTEAAGAKAEGRGERPSRSRRVIRYRDGSCSKPQFLSLVLGPPDVCPVYNLTDLNPETVLKYMADEVREELEGEVTTDEVIIEAVGRGTEAAGAKAEGRGERPSRSRRVIRYRDGSCSKPQFLSLVLGPPDVCPVYNLTDLNPETVLKYMADLIAEAYMLHPLLATKNAITILATYTVTNTTIIDVYPPVVAAEANVTIVDAEVEDDGEATTEEFRQEIDGEVTTAVREEPEGEATADEVMEEPEGEATTDEVMEEPEGEVTTDEVREEPKGEVTTDEVMEEPEGEVTTAVVREKMDGKGTTDEVREEPEGEVTTDEVREEPDGSCSKPQFLSLVLGPPDVCPVYNLTDLNRETVLKYMADEVREEAAGAKAEGRGERPSRSRRVIRYRDGSCSKPQFLSLVLGPPDVCPVYNLTDLNRETVLKYMADLIAEAYMLHPVLAAKNAITIFATYTVTNTTIIDVYPPVVAAEANVTIVDAEVEDDGEATTEEVRQEIDGEVTTAVREEPEGEATADEVMEEPEGEATTDEVMEEPEGEVTTDEVREEPKGEVTTDEVMEEPEGEVTTDEVREEPEGEVTTDEVMEGEVTTDEVREEPKGEVTTDEVMEGEVTTDEVREEPKGEVTTDEVREEPKGEVTTDEVREEPEGEVTTDEVREKPEGEVTTDEVMEGEVTTDEVREKPEGEVTTDEVMEEPEGEVTTDEVREKPEGEVTTDEVREEPKGEVTTDEVREEPEGEVTTDEVREEPKGEVTTDEVMEEPEGEVTTDEVREEPEGEVTTDEVREEPEGEVTTDEVMEEPEGEVTTDEVREEPEGEATTDEVREEPEGEVTTDEVMEEPEGEVTTDEVREEPEGEVTTDEVREEPEGEVTTDEVREEPEGEVTTDEVREEPEGEVAQEPEKETQEIAQQAEEETQEVPQQAEDETQEAAQQAEAETQEVAQQAEAETQEVAQQAEGETQEVAQQAEAETQEVTQQAEEQTQEVPQQAEEETQEVPQQEETQEVTQQAEEETQEVAQQAEEETQEVAQQAEEETQEVAQQAEEETQEVAQQAEEETQEVAQQAEEETQEVAQQAEEETQEVAQQEETQEVAQQAEEETQEVAQQADEETQEVPQQAEEETQEVAQQEETQEVTQQADEETQEVAHQAEEETQEVAQQAEDETQEAAQQADEETQEAAQQADEETQEAAQQADEETQEVAQQAEEETQEVAQQAEEETQEVAQQAEEETQEVPQQAEEETQEVAQQADEETQEVPQQAEEETQEVAQQAEEETQEVPQQAEEETQEVPQQAEEETQEVAQEAEEETQEVAQEAEEDIDSLRRELTAIMHDL, from the exons ATGATTCTATTGTTTTTACTTGCCTCAGCAGCACTAATAAAAGAAGCCGTCGGCCGGGGAACCGAAGCCGCCGGCGCCAAAGCAGAGGGCCGTGGCGAAAGGCCCTCTCGCTCGCGACGGGTCATACGTTACAGAGATGGTTCCTGTTCCAAACCACAGTTCCTTTCACTCGTTCTAGGGCCACCCGACGTGTGCCCCGTCTATAATCTCACTGATCTGAATCGGGAGACGGTACTTAAATACATGGCCGACTTGATAGCGGAAGCCTACATGCTGCACCCTGTCCTCGCGGCCAAAAACGCCATCACGATCCTCGCGACGTACACGGTGACCAATACGACCATAATAGACGTATATCCTCCCGTGGTCGCCGCCGAGACTAACGTTACGATCGTCGACgcggaggtcgaggacgacgggGAAGCTACAACCGAGGAGGTCAGGCAAGAAATAGACGGGGAGGTCACGACCgcggtcagggaagaaccggaaggggaggccacggccgacgaggtcagggaagaaccggaaggggaggtcctGACCGaagaggtcagggaagaaccggaaggggaggtcacgaccgacgaggtcagggaagaaccggacGGTTCCTGTTCCAAACCACAGTTCCTTTCACTCGTTCTAGGGCCACCCGACGTGTGCCCCGTCTATAATCTCACTGATCTGAATCGGGAGACGGTACTTAAATACATGgccgacgaggtcagggaagaaccggaaggggaggtcacgtcCGACGAGGTCATAATAGAAGCCGTCGGGCGGGGAACCGAAGCCGCCGGCGCCAAAGCAGAGGGCCGTGGCGAAAGGCCCTCTCGCTCGCGACGGGTCATACGTTACAGAGATGGTTCCTGTTCCAAACCACAGTTCCTTTCACTCGTTCTAGGGCCACCCGACGTGTGCCCCGTCTATAATCTCACTGATCTGAATCCGGAGACGGTACTTAAATACATGgccgacgaggtcagggaagaactggaaggggaggtcacgaccgacgaggtcataATAGAAGCCGTCGGGCGGGGAACCGAAGCCGCCGGCGCCAAAGCAGAGGGCCGTGGCGAAAGGCCTTCTCGCTCGCGACGGGTCATACGTTACAGAGATGGTTCCTGTTCCAAACCACAGTTCCTTTCACTCGTTCTAGGGCCACCCGACGTGTGCCCCGTCTATAATCTCACTGATCTGAATCCGGAGACGGTACTTAAATACATGGCCGACTTGATAGCGGAAGCCTACATGCTGCACCCTCTCCTCGCGACCAAAAACGCCATCACGATCCTCGCGACGTACACGGTGACCAATACGACCATAATAGACGTATATCCTCCCGTGGTCGCCGCCGAGGCTAACGTTACGATCGTCGACgcggaggtcgaggacgacgggGAAGCTACAACCGAGGAGTTCAGGCAAGAAATAGACGGGGAGGTCACGACCgcggtcagggaagaaccggaaggggaggccaCGGCcgacgaggtcatggaagaaccggaaggggaggccacgactgacgaggtcatggaagaaccggaaggtgaGGTCACCACtgacgaggtcagggaagaaccgaaaggggaggtcacgaccgacgaggtcatggaagaaccggaaggggaggtcacgaccgcgGTGGTCAGGGAAAAAATGGACGGGAAGGgcacgaccgacgaggtcagggaagaaccggaaggggaggtcacgaccgacgaggtcagggaagaaccggacGGTTCCTGTTCCAAACCACAGTTCCTTTCACTCGTTCTAGGGCCACCCGACGTGTGCCCCGTCTATAATCTCACTGATCTGAATCGGGAGACGGTACTTAAATACATGgccgacgaggtcagggaagaagCCGCCGGCGCCAAAGCAGAGGGCCGTGGCGAAAGGCCCTCTCGCTCGCGACGGGTCATACGTTACAGAGATGGTTCCTGTTCCAAACCACAGTTCCTTTCACTCGTTCTAGGGCCACCCGACGTGTGCCCCGTCTATAATCTCACTGATCTGAATCGGGAGACGGTACTTAAATACATGGCCGACTTGATAGCGGAAGCCTACATGCTGCACCCTGTCCTCGCGGCCAAAAACGCCATCACAATCTTCGCGACGTACACGGTGACCAATACGACCATAATAGACGTATATCCTCCCGTGGTCGCCGCCGAGGCTAACGTTACGATCGTCGACgcggaggtcgaggacgacgggGAAGCTACAACCGAGGAGGTCAGGCAAGAAATAGACGGGGAGGTCACGACCgcggtcagggaagaaccggaaggggaggccaCGGCcgacgaggtcatggaagaaccggaaggggaggccacgactgacgaggtcatggaagaaccggaaggtgaGGTCACCACtgacgaggtcagggaagaaccgaaaggggaggtcacgaccgacgaggtcatggaagaaccggaaggggaggtcacgactgacgaggtcagggaagaaccggaaggggaggtcacgactgaCGAGGTCATGGAAGGTGAGGTCACCACtgacgaggtcagggaagaaccgaaaggggaggtcacgactgaCGAGGTCATGGAAGGTGAGGTCACCACtgacgaggtcagggaagaaccgaaaggggaggtcacgaccgacgaggtcagggaagaaccgaaaggggaggtcacgaccgacgaggtcagggaagaaccggaaggggaggtcacgaccgacgag GTCAGGGAaaaaccggaaggggaggtcacgactgaCGAGGTCATGGAAGGTGAGGTCACCACTGATGAGGTCAGGGAaaaaccggaaggggaggtcacgactgacgaggtcatggaagaaccggaaggtgaGGTCACCACTGACGAGGTCAGGGAaaaaccggaaggggaggtcacgactgacgaggtcagggaagaaccgaaaggggaggtcacgaccgacgaggtcagggaagaaccggaaggggaggtcacgaccgacgaggtcagggaagaaccgaaaggggaggtcacgactgacgaggtcatggaagaaccggaaggtgaGGTCACGACtgacgaggtcagggaagaaccggaaggtgaGGTCACCACtgacgaggtcagggaagaaccggaaggggaggtcacgactgacgaggtcatggaagaaccggaaggtgaGGTCACCACtgacgaggtcagggaagaaccggaaggggaggccacgaccgacgaggtcagggaagaaccggaaggggaggtcacgaccgacgaggtcatggaagaaccggaaggtgaGGTCACCACtgacgaggtcagggaagaaccggaaggggaggtcacgaccgacgaggtcagggaagaaccggaaggggaggtcacgaccgacgaggtcagggaagaaccggaaggggaggtcacgaccgacgaggtcagggaagaaccggaaggggaggtcgctcaagagcccgaaaaggagacccaggaaatcgcccaacaggccgaggaggagacccaggaagtcccccaacaggccgaggatgagacccaggaagccgcccaacaggccgaggccgagacccaggaagtcgcccaacaggccgaggccgagacccaggaagtcgcccaacaggccgagggggagacccaggaagtcgcccaacaggccgaggccgagacccaggaagtcacccaacaggccgaggagcagacccaggaagtcccccaacaggccgaggaggagacccaggaagtcccccaacaggaggagacccaggaagtcacccaacaggccgaggaggagacccaggaagtcgcccaacaggccgaggaggagacccaggaagtcgcccaacaggccgaggaggagacccaggaagtcgcccaacaggccgaggaggagacccaggaagtcgcccaacaggccgaggaggagacccaggaagtcgcccaacaggccgaggaggagacccaggaagtcgcccaacaggccgaggaggagacccaggaagtcgcccaacaggaggagacccaggaagtcgcccaacaggccgaggaggagacccaggaagtcgcccaacaggccgatgaggagacccaggaagtcccccaacaggccgaggaggagacccaggaagtcgcccaacaggaggagacccaggaagtcacccaacaggccgatgaggagacccaggaagtcgcccatcaggccgaggaggagacccaggaagtcgcccaacaggccgaggatgagacccaggaagccgcccaacaggccgatgaggagacccaggaagccgcccaacaggccgatgaggagacccaggaagccgcccaacaggccgatgaggagacccaggaagtcgcccaacaggccgaggaggagacccaggaagtcgcccaacaggccgaggaggagacccaggaagtcgcccaacaggccgaggaggagacccaggaagtcccccaacaggccgaggaggagacccaggaagtcgcccaacaggccgatgaggagacccaggaagtcccccaacaggccgaggaggagacccaggaagtcgcccaacaggccgaggaggagacccaggaagtcccccaacaggccgaggaggagacccaggaagtcccccaacaggccgaggaggagacccaggaagtcgcccaagaggccgaggaggagacccaggaagtcgcccaagaggccgaggaggacatcGATTCTCTGCGTAGAGAATTGACTGCAATCATGCacgatctttaa